One genomic region from Spirulina subsalsa PCC 9445 encodes:
- a CDS encoding RNA-guided endonuclease InsQ/TnpB family protein: MIVLEMKAVLKPDQALAIDEAVRTVQFIRNKALKLWMDAKREDKVDKYSLNKYCAVLAKQFKFVDTLNSTARQASAERAWSAIARFYDNCKKKVKGKKGYPKFQKNNRSVEYKHSGWKLSEDQKKITFTDKKNIGTVKLKGTRDLNFYPLDQIKRVRIIKRADGYYVQFCLNVDIREYAKPLEPTKRCVGLDVGLKVFYGNSDGETVEIPQYYRQAEKRLNRLNRQKSKKFKKGQPQSNNYQKARKRYARKHLRISRQRRGFAEKEALRVIKSNDFIAYENLNVKGMVKNSRLAKSINDAAWSTFRQWLEYFGFKYGKATVAVPPHNTSQNCSNCGQKVSKFLSTRTHVCPHCGYTEDRDVNAAINILKRGLSTVGHTETYTLGERFPLAWLDTSCQVKETR, encoded by the coding sequence ATGATTGTCTTAGAGATGAAAGCTGTGCTTAAGCCTGATCAGGCATTGGCTATAGACGAAGCTGTTCGTACAGTACAATTCATCAGAAACAAAGCGTTAAAGCTTTGGATGGATGCCAAGAGAGAAGACAAAGTAGACAAATATTCTCTCAATAAATACTGTGCAGTTCTTGCCAAACAGTTCAAGTTTGTTGATACTCTAAATTCTACAGCCAGACAAGCATCTGCTGAACGAGCCTGGTCTGCTATTGCTCGTTTCTATGACAATTGTAAGAAAAAGGTTAAAGGGAAAAAAGGTTATCCTAAATTCCAAAAGAATAACCGTTCTGTAGAATATAAACACTCTGGTTGGAAACTATCAGAGGACCAGAAAAAAATCACTTTCACAGACAAGAAAAACATCGGGACGGTTAAACTAAAAGGAACTAGAGACCTGAACTTTTATCCTTTAGACCAAATTAAACGAGTTAGGATTATTAAACGAGCGGATGGTTACTATGTCCAATTCTGTCTAAACGTTGATATTCGGGAATACGCTAAACCGCTAGAACCGACTAAAAGATGTGTAGGATTGGATGTAGGCTTAAAAGTGTTCTATGGGAACAGTGATGGTGAAACAGTAGAGATACCACAATACTATCGCCAGGCCGAAAAAAGATTAAACCGTCTGAATCGGCAGAAATCTAAAAAGTTTAAGAAAGGTCAACCCCAATCAAACAACTATCAAAAGGCTAGAAAGAGATATGCTAGAAAACATTTAAGAATAAGTAGGCAACGTAGAGGCTTTGCTGAAAAAGAGGCATTGCGCGTCATTAAATCTAACGATTTCATCGCCTACGAAAACTTAAATGTCAAAGGCATGGTAAAAAACTCTAGACTAGCTAAATCTATTAATGATGCAGCTTGGTCAACGTTTCGTCAATGGCTAGAGTATTTTGGCTTTAAATATGGTAAGGCTACGGTAGCAGTGCCGCCCCATAACACGAGTCAAAACTGTTCTAACTGTGGTCAAAAAGTGTCTAAATTCCTATCTACAAGAACCCATGTTTGTCCCCATTGTGGTTATACGGAAGATAGAGATGTTAATGCTGCTATCAACATTTTGAAAAGAGGACTAAGTACGGTGGGACACACCGAAACTTATACGCTTGGGGAGAGATTCCCTCTGGCTTGGTTGGATACGTCCTGTCAAGTTAAGGAAACTCGGTGA
- a CDS encoding bifunctional serine/threonine-protein kinase/formylglycine-generating enzyme family protein, giving the protein MRHCLNPACSQPNPDGHKFCQKCGNPLLLRGRYWAKEVIGQGGFGRTFLAVDEDKPSKPFCVIKQLFPQDPSTFTKALELFEQEAQQLEILGKHPQIPELFAHFVEKNQSYLVQEFIKGITLKEELENQGVFSEQKIRAVLGDLLNILAFVHQKNVIHRDIKPENIIRRQGDQKLVLVDFGAAKVLQQVQRTVTGTVIGSVEYCAPEQGIGKARLNSDLYGLGATCLHLLTQTSPFDLYSVHDGEWVWRDYLNGNRVSDDLGKILDRLVEPASKKRYQSTTEVLADLQSVAKTSSAAKSSPVPQHIQIYQYEIITLNEQGRIAQRQKGQNQGYLENTKGLNLEMVMIPAGEFRMGAPENEAGRSDDEGPQHRVMVPEFFMSRTAITQAQWQIVAQLPQVVRSLNPNPANFKGKNNPVERVSWEDCIEFCLRLSQASGKLYRLPSEAEWEYACRGGTTTPFHFGPTLSPQVANYDGNYTYGKGKKGEYRKKTIPVGSLNAPNAWGLHDMHGNVWEWCLDDWHRSYQGAPGDGRAWINNDNHSQNDREWLKRLLNKKSTSKLLRGGYWNNYPKYCRSANRYHRTRGLKYRRIGFRVVVPRTL; this is encoded by the coding sequence ATGCGTCACTGTCTGAATCCTGCCTGTAGTCAGCCAAACCCCGACGGTCACAAGTTTTGTCAAAAATGCGGTAATCCCTTGTTACTACGGGGGCGATATTGGGCGAAGGAGGTGATCGGTCAGGGGGGATTTGGGCGAACGTTTTTGGCGGTGGATGAAGATAAACCCTCGAAGCCATTTTGTGTGATTAAGCAACTTTTTCCCCAAGATCCGTCAACGTTCACCAAGGCATTAGAACTGTTTGAACAAGAGGCGCAACAATTGGAAATTTTGGGGAAACATCCGCAAATTCCGGAGTTATTCGCGCATTTTGTTGAAAAGAATCAGTCTTATTTAGTTCAAGAGTTTATCAAAGGAATCACGCTTAAGGAAGAATTGGAAAATCAGGGGGTCTTTTCAGAGCAGAAGATTCGGGCTGTGTTGGGGGATTTACTGAATATTTTGGCGTTTGTTCATCAGAAGAATGTGATTCACCGGGATATTAAGCCAGAAAATATTATCCGTCGCCAAGGGGATCAAAAGTTGGTTTTAGTGGATTTTGGGGCGGCGAAGGTGTTGCAGCAGGTACAGCGCACTGTTACGGGTACGGTGATTGGTTCGGTGGAATATTGTGCGCCGGAGCAAGGTATAGGGAAAGCGCGACTCAATAGTGATCTGTACGGTTTAGGGGCGACTTGTTTGCATTTACTGACCCAGACGAGTCCTTTTGATTTATATTCAGTGCATGATGGGGAATGGGTGTGGCGGGATTATTTAAATGGCAATCGGGTTAGTGATGATTTGGGGAAAATTTTAGATCGACTGGTTGAGCCAGCATCAAAAAAACGTTATCAATCTACAACGGAGGTTTTAGCGGATCTCCAGTCTGTGGCGAAAACCTCCTCTGCTGCAAAATCCTCACCTGTTCCTCAACACATTCAAATCTACCAGTACGAGATCATCACGCTGAATGAGCAGGGGAGAATTGCCCAACGGCAAAAGGGACAAAATCAGGGCTATTTGGAAAATACCAAGGGATTAAACCTAGAAATGGTGATGATTCCGGCGGGGGAATTTAGGATGGGCGCACCGGAAAATGAGGCGGGGCGATCTGATGATGAAGGCCCCCAGCATCGGGTGATGGTGCCGGAATTTTTCATGAGTCGCACCGCTATCACCCAGGCACAATGGCAGATTGTCGCCCAACTGCCCCAAGTGGTGCGCTCTCTGAATCCTAATCCCGCTAATTTCAAAGGCAAAAACAATCCTGTGGAACGGGTGAGTTGGGAAGACTGTATCGAGTTCTGTCTAAGGTTAAGCCAAGCCAGTGGTAAGCTCTACCGTCTGCCCAGTGAGGCCGAATGGGAATACGCCTGTCGAGGGGGAACAACGACCCCTTTCCACTTTGGCCCCACCCTCTCCCCCCAAGTTGCCAACTATGACGGCAACTACACCTATGGCAAGGGGAAGAAAGGGGAATATCGCAAAAAAACGATCCCGGTGGGGAGTTTAAACGCGCCCAATGCTTGGGGACTCCATGATATGCACGGGAATGTGTGGGAGTGGTGTTTAGATGATTGGCACAGGAGTTATCAGGGCGCACCGGGGGATGGGAGAGCTTGGATAAATAATGATAATCATTCTCAAAATGATAGGGAGTGGTTAAAACGTTTATTGAATAAAAAATCAACATCAAAGCTGCTGCGTGGTGGTTATTGGAACAACTACCCGAAGTACTGCCGTTCTGCCAATCGCTACCACCGCACCCGCGGCCTCAAGTACAGGCGCATCGGTTTTCGTGTTGTCGTCCCCAGAACTCTTTGA
- the tnpB gene encoding IS200/IS605 family element RNA-guided endonuclease TnpB: MYKAYKYRIYPTDEQKVSLAKAFGCCRWYWNFALDLCQKNYIETGKGLSRGYIQSLLPKLKKEYPWLTDAYSQSLQVVALNLSTAYKNFFEKRALSPRFKSKHGRQSLSYPANVKLEGDYIKIPGKIGLIYFRRHRELEGTIKTVTLSKNPDGKYYASVLVDDGKDAISPSVEGKAIGIDVGLTHFAITSDGSKYDNPRHFAKHQKNLKRKQQKLSRKQKGSKNRAKAKQKVAKVHGKIARCREDFLHKLSRKIVNENQVIAVENLNVKGMVKNPKLAKAISDVGWGMFTTRLKYKAEWEGKTYIEVDRFFASSKTCHVCLNRVDSLPLEVRQWECQNCGTHHDRDINAAQNIKNEALRILSLGTSDTAWGGNVRQPGKISVLLDAVPIESGSPILAPRQGGVVHSSYQLPTG; encoded by the coding sequence ATGTATAAGGCTTACAAGTATCGTATCTATCCTACTGACGAGCAAAAAGTATCCCTGGCTAAGGCGTTCGGATGCTGTCGTTGGTATTGGAATTTTGCCTTAGACTTGTGCCAAAAAAACTATATCGAGACGGGGAAAGGACTGTCTCGTGGATACATTCAAAGCCTGTTACCTAAACTAAAAAAGGAATATCCTTGGCTAACAGATGCCTACTCCCAATCCTTACAGGTGGTTGCCCTTAATCTTTCTACTGCCTACAAAAACTTTTTTGAGAAACGGGCGCTGTCACCCCGTTTCAAGTCAAAGCATGGTCGGCAGTCTTTAAGTTATCCTGCTAACGTTAAGTTGGAGGGGGATTACATCAAAATACCGGGAAAAATTGGATTGATTTATTTCCGTCGTCATCGGGAACTTGAAGGGACAATCAAAACAGTTACTCTCTCCAAAAATCCTGACGGCAAATACTATGCTTCAGTGTTAGTGGATGACGGGAAGGATGCCATTAGCCCATCGGTTGAGGGCAAAGCCATTGGCATTGATGTTGGACTAACTCATTTTGCCATTACTAGCGATGGGTCTAAGTACGATAATCCTCGCCATTTTGCCAAGCATCAGAAAAACCTAAAGCGTAAGCAACAAAAGCTATCGCGTAAACAAAAAGGGAGTAAAAATCGAGCTAAGGCGAAACAAAAAGTCGCCAAGGTTCATGGTAAGATAGCCCGATGTCGTGAGGACTTTCTACACAAACTATCCCGCAAGATAGTGAACGAAAACCAAGTGATTGCTGTAGAGAATCTGAACGTCAAAGGGATGGTAAAAAACCCTAAACTAGCCAAGGCAATTAGTGATGTGGGTTGGGGGATGTTTACCACTAGGCTGAAATACAAAGCCGAGTGGGAAGGCAAAACCTATATTGAAGTTGACCGCTTTTTTGCGTCTTCAAAAACTTGTCACGTTTGCCTTAATAGAGTGGATAGCTTACCGTTAGAAGTTAGGCAATGGGAATGTCAAAATTGTGGCACTCACCATGACCGCGATATTAATGCAGCACAAAACATTAAAAATGAAGCCTTGCGGATATTGTCGTTGGGAACCAGCGATACGGCCTGGGGAGGGAACGTAAGACAACCTGGCAAGATTTCGGTTTTGCTAGATGCTGTTCCCATTGAATCAGGAAGCCCCATCCTCGCGCCTAGGCAGGGTGGGGTAGTTCACTCCAGTTATCAACTTCCAACTGGATGA
- a CDS encoding type II toxin-antitoxin system VapC family toxin: protein MKASLVDTNILSHFFRGNPQVVAKFEAYLQEHEMINFSIITYYEIVSGLKHRDAHNQLTLFLEFAAQNTILPLTPKVADVAAEVYSDLRKCGQPIDDIDLLIAGTAIANQLVLITDNRKHFDRIIQLEVDNWSELPHPA, encoded by the coding sequence ATGAAAGCATCGCTCGTTGATACCAATATTTTGTCCCACTTCTTTAGAGGAAATCCTCAAGTTGTGGCTAAATTTGAAGCCTACTTGCAAGAGCATGAAATGATCAACTTTAGCATCATCACCTATTATGAAATAGTCAGCGGATTAAAACATCGCGATGCCCACAATCAACTCACCCTCTTTCTGGAGTTTGCTGCTCAAAACACCATACTTCCTTTGACCCCAAAAGTTGCCGACGTTGCGGCGGAAGTGTACTCCGATTTGAGAAAGTGTGGGCAACCGATTGATGATATTGATTTATTAATCGCCGGGACAGCCATTGCCAATCAGCTAGTCCTGATTACAGATAACCGTAAGCATTTTGATCGGATCATCCAGTTGGAAGTTGATAACTGGAGTGAACTACCCCACCCTGCCTAG
- a CDS encoding DUF433 domain-containing protein, with the protein MTIAIAVEKTPLAADPSGVIRVAQTRVTLDTVVTAFLEGCTPEEIKEQYPALQLSDIYLVIGYYLRHQDEVNTYLAERQQQANLIRQDIEQRFSPVGIRDRLLARHNQR; encoded by the coding sequence ATGACCATCGCCATCGCTGTTGAAAAAACCCCCCTTGCGGCTGATCCGTCGGGTGTGATCCGAGTCGCCCAAACCCGTGTCACCCTGGATACAGTTGTGACAGCATTCCTAGAGGGATGCACACCAGAGGAGATCAAAGAGCAGTACCCAGCCCTACAACTATCAGATATCTATCTTGTCATCGGCTACTATCTGAGGCATCAGGATGAGGTGAACACCTATCTAGCAGAACGTCAACAGCAGGCGAATTTGATCCGGCAAGACATTGAACAACGTTTTAGCCCTGTGGGAATCCGCGATCGCCTACTCGCAAGACACAATCAGCGATGA
- a CDS encoding bifunctional serine/threonine-protein kinase/formylglycine-generating enzyme family protein, giving the protein MFWPNGHQLQNGKLRIDQVLGQGGFGITYKAIHCGFNAPVVIKTPNAYLRNDPDYPKYVKRFIREAQTLAQLEQNPHPNIVRVKDLFEEEEAHCLVMEFIPGTTLFDEVQRRGPLTEAEALAYIRPIADALTRVHGVGLVHRDATPVNIMLRENRQPVLIDFGISGEIIPKSRSSKMFGNRAFAPYEQLIKGERSPTVDIYTLSASLYYLITGQLPQDCFSRKVDEEPLIPPQELVKVSGEINQAILKGMALRPKDRYSSMAEFLAALSPVVSSKPQPASQPVNLDDFLASLSPTPTAPRPSNGKIYQYEIITVNEQGGIAQRQKGQNQGYWENTKGLNLEMVVIPAGEFMMGAPENEEGRYSDEGPQHRVMVPEFFMSRTAITQAQWQIVAQLPQVVRSLNPNPANFKGKNNPVERVSWEDCIEFCLRLSQASGKLYRLPSEAEWEYACRGGTTTPFHFGPTLSPQVANYDGNYTYGKGKKGEYRKKTIPVGSLNAPNAWGLHDMHGNVYEWCLDDWHGSYQDAPTDGRAWIDNDNHSQNDREWLKSLLNKKSTSKLLRGGYWSHYPKGCRSAYRLNNPRDYKDDFIGFRVVVPRTL; this is encoded by the coding sequence ATGTTTTGGCCCAACGGACACCAATTGCAAAACGGCAAACTGCGAATTGACCAAGTTCTGGGTCAAGGGGGCTTCGGTATCACCTACAAAGCCATCCATTGCGGCTTTAACGCTCCCGTAGTGATTAAAACCCCTAATGCCTATCTCCGCAATGACCCAGACTACCCCAAATATGTGAAGCGGTTCATCCGGGAAGCCCAGACTTTAGCCCAGTTGGAACAAAACCCCCACCCCAATATTGTCCGGGTTAAGGATCTCTTTGAGGAAGAAGAAGCCCATTGTTTGGTGATGGAGTTCATCCCCGGAACGACGTTATTTGATGAAGTACAGCGGCGAGGCCCCCTGACAGAAGCGGAGGCGTTGGCCTATATTCGCCCCATTGCCGATGCTCTGACGCGGGTGCATGGGGTGGGGTTGGTGCATCGGGATGCAACCCCGGTGAATATCATGCTGCGGGAGAATCGCCAGCCCGTTTTGATTGATTTTGGCATTTCGGGGGAGATTATCCCCAAGTCTCGGAGTTCCAAGATGTTTGGCAATCGGGCTTTTGCTCCCTATGAGCAGTTAATTAAGGGGGAGCGTAGCCCGACGGTGGATATTTATACGCTGTCGGCTTCGTTGTATTACCTGATCACGGGACAATTGCCCCAAGATTGTTTTTCCCGCAAGGTGGATGAGGAGCCTTTGATTCCCCCCCAGGAGTTGGTGAAGGTGAGTGGGGAGATTAATCAGGCGATTCTCAAGGGGATGGCGTTGCGGCCGAAGGATCGTTATTCCTCAATGGCGGAGTTTTTGGCGGCTTTATCCCCTGTTGTATCGTCCAAGCCTCAGCCCGCTTCCCAACCCGTAAATCTAGATGATTTTCTGGCCTCTCTTTCCCCCACGCCTACAGCGCCGCGTCCATCTAATGGGAAAATCTACCAGTACGAGATCATCACAGTGAATGAGCAGGGGGGAATTGCCCAACGGCAAAAGGGACAAAATCAGGGGTATTGGGAAAATACCAAGGGATTAAACCTAGAAATGGTGGTGATTCCGGCGGGAGAATTTATGATGGGCGCACCGGAAAATGAAGAAGGGCGATATAGTGATGAAGGCCCCCAGCATCGGGTGATGGTGCCGGAATTTTTCATGAGTCGCACCGCCATCACCCAAGCACAATGGCAAATTGTCGCCCAACTGCCCCAAGTGGTGCGCTCTCTGAATCCTAATCCCGCTAATTTCAAAGGCAAAAACAATCCTGTGGAACGGGTGAGTTGGGAAGACTGTATCGAGTTCTGTCTAAGGTTAAGCCAAGCCAGTGGTAAGCTCTACCGTCTGCCCAGTGAGGCGGAATGGGAATACGCCTGTCGAGGGGGAACAACAACCCCTTTCCACTTTGGCCCCACCCTCTCCCCCCAAGTCGCCAACTATGACGGCAACTACACCTATGGCAAGGGGAAGAAAGGGGAATATCGCAAAAAAACGATCCCGGTGGGGAGTTTAAACGCGCCCAATGCTTGGGGACTCCATGATATGCACGGGAATGTGTATGAGTGGTGTTTAGATGATTGGCACGGGAGTTATCAGGATGCACCAACAGATGGGAGAGCATGGATAGACAATGATAATCATTCTCAAAATGATAGGGAGTGGTTAAAAAGTTTATTGAATAAAAAATCAACATCAAAGCTGCTGCGTGGTGGTTATTGGAGCCACTACCCGAAGGGCTGCCGTTCTGCCTATCGCCTCAACAACCCCCGCGACTACAAGGACGACTTCATCGGTTTTCGTGTTGTCGTCCCCAGAACTCTTTGA
- the avd gene encoding diversity-generating retroelement protein Avd produces the protein MDELPIIQKTYDLIQWYVPVLNRLPRDHKMMLGERIIRNLYDFLESLILARYSSSKGNLLRSLNPKLSILRYQTRLLMDFKLISVERYEYIAKQIDGIGKELGGWINQQSPQPAKIT, from the coding sequence ATGGATGAATTGCCGATCATTCAGAAAACCTACGACTTGATACAATGGTACGTTCCCGTTCTGAACCGCTTACCTCGTGATCATAAAATGATGCTAGGAGAGCGAATCATCCGCAATCTTTATGATTTCTTGGAAAGCCTTATTCTAGCACGTTATTCCTCCTCAAAAGGCAACTTGTTAAGATCCCTTAACCCCAAACTTTCCATCCTCCGCTACCAAACACGCCTACTGATGGATTTTAAACTAATTTCTGTTGAACGCTACGAGTACATCGCCAAACAAATAGACGGTATTGGTAAAGAATTGGGAGGATGGATTAACCAACAGTCTCCTCAACCCGCTAAGATAACCTAA
- a CDS encoding RNA-directed DNA polymerase: protein MKRYGNLWPEISSFENLLIAARKAQKGKRFRPAVLSFNDNLEGNLIQLQTELNNQTYQPGNYHHFYVYEPKKRLISAAPYRDRIIHHALCNIIVPLLERSFIDTSYANRIGYGSHRALQKFATLARTHRYILQCDIRKFFPSINHNILKSIIRRKIKCKNTLWLIDLIIDNSQNLEPVLHYFSGDDLLAPILYPCGLPIGNLTSQFFANLYLNSFDHFILQELKIPAYVRYVDDFALFADDYSTLATARQAIETYLATLRLKIHPIKSQLFETRHGANFLGFRILPQQTRIRSDSLRRLRSKLRTRCIQYRNQEIDQAKFQESLQSWQAHLNHGNTAQLQHQLFAPILVES, encoded by the coding sequence ATGAAACGATATGGAAACCTTTGGCCTGAAATTTCGAGCTTTGAGAACCTCCTCATTGCTGCCCGCAAAGCCCAAAAAGGCAAGCGTTTCCGTCCTGCTGTTCTATCCTTCAATGATAATCTAGAAGGCAACTTAATTCAACTGCAAACCGAACTGAATAACCAAACTTATCAACCGGGAAACTACCATCATTTCTATGTCTATGAACCCAAAAAAAGGCTAATCTCTGCGGCTCCCTATCGTGATCGAATCATCCATCACGCCCTCTGTAATATTATTGTTCCCCTCTTAGAACGCTCCTTTATTGATACCTCCTACGCGAACCGCATCGGCTACGGTAGCCACCGCGCCCTCCAAAAATTCGCCACCCTAGCCCGCACTCACCGCTACATCCTCCAGTGCGATATTCGTAAATTTTTCCCCAGTATTAATCATAACATTCTCAAGTCAATTATTCGCCGTAAAATTAAGTGTAAAAATACCCTGTGGCTGATAGATTTAATCATTGATAATAGTCAAAACTTAGAGCCTGTTCTGCATTACTTTTCTGGAGATGATTTGCTTGCCCCAATTCTATATCCTTGTGGCTTACCCATTGGCAATTTAACCAGTCAATTTTTTGCCAATCTTTACCTGAATAGCTTTGACCACTTCATTCTTCAGGAACTAAAAATTCCTGCTTATGTTCGTTATGTAGATGACTTTGCCCTTTTTGCTGATGATTACAGCACACTCGCCACAGCGCGCCAAGCCATTGAAACGTATCTAGCCACCTTGCGATTAAAAATTCATCCCATTAAAAGCCAACTTTTTGAAACCCGTCATGGTGCTAATTTTTTGGGGTTCCGCATTTTACCCCAACAAACTCGCATCCGTTCAGATAGTCTCCGGCGACTACGCTCTAAACTTAGAACTCGTTGTATTCAATATCGAAATCAGGAAATTGATCAAGCCAAGTTTCAAGAATCTTTACAAAGTTGGCAGGCTCATTTAAATCATGGCAACACTGCCCAATTACAACATCAGCTTTTTGCTCCAATTCTGGTAGAATCATGA
- a CDS encoding nucleotidyltransferase domain-containing protein, with amino-acid sequence MQHKNLSLILEQVTAALVDHYQDRMKSVVLYGSQARGDARDYSDIDLLIILKTLDHPCDEINQTTDLISQICLEHDVVISWHFMDQERFNDQDSPFMFHVKKEGIVYQPLRNKD; translated from the coding sequence ATGCAGCATAAAAATTTATCATTGATTTTGGAGCAGGTGACGGCGGCGTTGGTTGATCATTATCAAGATCGGATGAAATCCGTTGTTTTATATGGGTCCCAGGCGCGGGGGGATGCTAGGGATTACTCAGATATTGATTTGTTGATCATTTTAAAAACATTGGATCATCCCTGTGATGAAATTAATCAAACTACGGATTTGATCAGTCAAATTTGTTTAGAGCATGATGTTGTAATTTCTTGGCATTTTATGGATCAGGAACGATTCAATGATCAGGATTCTCCCTTTATGTTCCATGTCAAGAAAGAGGGAATTGTTTATCAGCCATTGCGGAACAAGGATTAA
- a CDS encoding type II toxin-antitoxin system HicB family antitoxin has translation MSNQQLHYTIILEQGKSSYGVYVPDLPGCVAVGETKEEALALIQEAILFHLEDLQMNGQPIPEPLSTSETVSLSIPGNYNRITRSTN, from the coding sequence ATGAGTAATCAACAATTGCACTATACGATTATTCTTGAGCAGGGAAAATCTAGCTATGGGGTTTATGTTCCGGATTTACCGGGATGTGTGGCTGTGGGGGAGACGAAGGAGGAAGCCTTAGCCTTAATTCAAGAGGCCATTTTATTTCACCTTGAAGATTTACAAATGAACGGGCAGCCGATTCCTGAACCGCTCTCAACCAGTGAAACTGTCAGTTTATCGATTCCTGGTAATTACAATAGAATCACCCGAAGCACCAACTGA
- a CDS encoding type II toxin-antitoxin system HicA family toxin, producing MKVKDIIKILENDGWYHVRTRGSHRQFRHLTKSGTVTISGKLNVDMPPGTLNNVLKQAGLK from the coding sequence ATGAAAGTCAAGGATATCATCAAAATTTTAGAAAATGATGGATGGTATCACGTTCGGACAAGGGGGAGTCATCGGCAATTTCGCCATTTGACCAAATCTGGCACAGTAACCATTTCCGGGAAGCTCAATGTTGATATGCCGCCAGGAACGCTTAATAATGTCTTGAAGCAAGCAGGATTAAAGTAA